In a genomic window of Leisingera caerulea DSM 24564:
- a CDS encoding imelysin family protein has product MRALALTLALAAAPAAASELSSTITDQLILPAFEELAADAAALADAAEKDCGPQSESLRAAYGEAFDAWIAASHYRFGPTETDSRAFALAFWPDSRGKTPKALASLIRSKDVGIKDPAGFASYSIAARGFYALEYLLYDPQLSTAGSADYRCALTRAISTDIAATTQAVSTDWQQGFAAEMRKPAKRYRTEEEITQELLKALTTGLQVLDDMRLGRPLGTYQKPRPNRAEARRSGRSLRHVLVSLNELEPLALSLAMGHGDLQEKITARFDRARTKAETLGDPDFSGVSDPATRFRIESLRQEIKDLRVLMGEELGPALGVAAGFNALDGD; this is encoded by the coding sequence ATGCGCGCCTTGGCCCTGACCCTTGCCCTGGCCGCGGCCCCCGCCGCGGCGTCGGAACTTTCCAGCACCATCACCGATCAACTGATCCTCCCGGCATTTGAAGAACTGGCAGCAGATGCAGCAGCGCTTGCGGATGCGGCAGAGAAAGACTGCGGCCCGCAATCTGAAAGCCTGCGCGCAGCCTACGGTGAAGCCTTCGACGCCTGGATCGCCGCCAGCCATTACCGCTTTGGCCCCACCGAAACGGACAGCCGCGCCTTTGCGCTTGCGTTCTGGCCCGACAGCCGCGGCAAAACACCCAAGGCGCTGGCCAGCCTGATCCGCAGCAAGGACGTCGGCATCAAGGACCCCGCCGGTTTTGCCAGCTACTCCATCGCCGCCCGCGGGTTTTATGCGCTGGAATACCTGCTGTATGATCCGCAGCTTTCCACCGCCGGCAGCGCGGATTACCGCTGCGCCCTGACCCGCGCGATCAGCACCGACATTGCCGCGACGACACAGGCCGTCAGCACCGATTGGCAGCAGGGTTTCGCCGCAGAAATGCGCAAGCCCGCAAAGCGTTACCGTACTGAAGAGGAAATCACCCAGGAGCTGCTGAAGGCACTTACCACCGGGCTTCAGGTGCTGGACGACATGCGCCTGGGCCGCCCGCTGGGCACCTATCAAAAGCCCCGCCCGAACCGCGCCGAGGCCCGCCGCTCCGGACGCAGCTTGCGCCATGTACTGGTATCGCTGAACGAGCTGGAGCCGCTGGCCCTGTCGCTCGCAATGGGGCACGGGGACTTGCAGGAAAAGATCACTGCCCGCTTTGACAGGGCCCGCACCAAGGCTGAAACCCTCGGGGACCCCGACTTCTCGGGCGTCTCTGATCCCGCAACCCGCTTCCGCATTGAATCGCTGCGGCAGGAGATCAAGGATCTGCGCGTGCTGATGGGCGAAGAACTCGGCCCTGCCCTGGGCGTCGCGGCCGGCTTCAATGCGCTGGACGGCGACTAA
- a CDS encoding di-heme oxidoreductase family protein, with amino-acid sequence MKTNLTLAAAFAAATPLAAMDLASQYQAEPHLSPLPRTDAERSRIGAVTSPATDFTAPEPFEDLPAGAATVRARPDDEAFSQHSANLSFEQELEFKLGNGLFKKIWVFSPASTKASDGLGPLYNARSCQRCHLKDGRGHVPEQPEYASTSMFLRVSVPGPVPPELQEIGDYFGTAPDPNYGTQLQDFSAPGITPEYTLQVAYEEFEVALNGDETATLRRPSYTAANLGYGPLDRGAMLSPRVAPPMIGLGLLEAIPAADIFAHADEEDADGDGISGRANLVWSQEFNRIMLGRFGLKAGMATVHEQSASAFSGDIGISTPLFPAHAGECTGRQAACQTAPHGGGDSRETEIDQPNMDLVAFYSRNLGVPARRGTSDPQVLRGKQVFYKAGCPACHVPKYVTHRLQDRPEQSFQLIWPYTDLLLHDMGEALADNRPEGRATGREWRTAPLWGIGLTQQVSPRATFLHDGRARTLLEAVLWHGGEAEAAKTRVVELPPEDRAALITFLESL; translated from the coding sequence TTGAAGACTAACCTGACGCTGGCTGCCGCTTTTGCGGCGGCCACGCCCCTTGCGGCGATGGACCTGGCCAGCCAGTACCAGGCAGAGCCGCATCTCTCCCCCCTTCCCCGCACTGACGCCGAACGGTCCCGGATCGGGGCCGTCACGTCTCCCGCCACGGATTTCACCGCGCCTGAACCGTTTGAGGATCTGCCCGCAGGCGCCGCCACCGTGCGCGCCCGGCCGGACGACGAGGCGTTTTCCCAGCATTCGGCGAACCTGAGCTTTGAACAGGAGCTGGAATTCAAGCTCGGCAACGGGCTGTTCAAGAAGATCTGGGTATTCTCGCCCGCCTCCACCAAAGCCTCCGACGGTCTCGGCCCGCTGTATAACGCCCGCTCCTGCCAGCGCTGCCACCTGAAGGACGGCCGCGGCCATGTGCCGGAGCAGCCGGAGTATGCTTCAACCAGCATGTTCCTGCGCGTCTCTGTCCCTGGCCCGGTGCCGCCGGAACTGCAAGAGATCGGGGATTATTTCGGCACCGCGCCGGACCCGAATTATGGCACCCAGCTGCAGGACTTCTCCGCCCCCGGCATTACCCCGGAATACACGCTGCAGGTGGCTTATGAGGAATTCGAGGTTGCCCTGAACGGCGATGAGACCGCCACCCTGCGCCGCCCCAGCTACACCGCCGCCAACCTTGGTTACGGCCCGCTGGACAGGGGTGCCATGCTCTCCCCCCGCGTTGCGCCGCCGATGATCGGCCTGGGCCTCTTGGAGGCGATCCCAGCCGCCGACATCTTCGCCCATGCGGATGAGGAGGACGCTGACGGCGATGGCATATCGGGGCGCGCCAATCTGGTCTGGTCGCAAGAGTTCAACCGCATCATGCTGGGCCGCTTCGGGCTCAAGGCCGGGATGGCCACGGTGCATGAGCAATCCGCCAGCGCCTTTTCCGGCGATATCGGCATTTCCACCCCCCTGTTCCCGGCACATGCGGGCGAATGCACCGGCCGGCAGGCCGCCTGCCAAACCGCCCCGCACGGCGGCGGTGATTCCCGTGAAACCGAAATCGACCAGCCGAACATGGATCTGGTCGCCTTCTACAGCCGCAACCTCGGCGTACCAGCCCGCCGCGGCACCAGCGACCCCCAGGTCCTGCGCGGCAAGCAGGTGTTCTACAAGGCGGGCTGCCCCGCCTGCCATGTGCCGAAATACGTGACCCACCGGCTGCAGGACCGTCCGGAACAAAGCTTCCAGCTCATCTGGCCCTACACCGACCTCTTGCTGCACGACATGGGCGAAGCGCTTGCCGACAACCGCCCCGAGGGACGCGCCACGGGCCGCGAATGGCGCACCGCGCCGCTGTGGGGCATCGGCCTGACCCAGCAGGTCTCGCCCCGCGCCACCTTCCTGCACGACGGCCGCGCCCGCACCTTGCTGGAGGCCGTCCTGTGGCACGGCGGCGAGGCGGAAGCAGCGAAAACCCGCGTGGTGGAACTGCCACCCGAAGACCGTGCCGCCCTTATCACATTTCTGGAGAGCCTCTGA
- the bfr gene encoding bacterioferritin: MKGDAKVIDYLNKALRHELTAVSQYWLHYRLQDDWGLGSMAKKSREESIEEMEHADKLIERILFLGGHPNLQKLDPLRIGQTPKETLECDLAAEVDARALYKEARDACNKAGDYVTQKLFEDLMADEEGHIDFLETQLELHDRIGAENYAQLNATKMEEVED, encoded by the coding sequence ATGAAGGGCGACGCCAAGGTCATCGACTATCTCAATAAAGCGCTGCGCCACGAGCTGACGGCGGTCAGCCAGTACTGGCTGCACTACCGGCTGCAGGACGATTGGGGCCTGGGCAGCATGGCCAAGAAAAGCCGCGAGGAATCCATCGAGGAGATGGAGCACGCGGATAAATTGATTGAAAGGATTTTGTTCCTCGGCGGCCACCCGAACCTGCAGAAACTTGACCCGCTGCGGATCGGCCAGACGCCGAAAGAAACCCTCGAATGCGACCTTGCCGCCGAAGTGGACGCCCGCGCGCTCTACAAGGAAGCCCGCGACGCCTGCAACAAAGCGGGCGACTACGTCACCCAAAAGCTGTTTGAAGACCTGATGGCGGATGAAGAAGGTCACATCGATTTCCTCGAAACGCAGCTTGAGCTGCACGACCGGATCGGTGCCGAAAACTATGCCCAGCTCAACGCTACCAAGATGGAAGAGGTTGAAGACTAA
- a CDS encoding (2Fe-2S)-binding protein has translation MIVCHCTNISDHDIRAAIDWMRSADPETIITPGKIYHALGKSADCGGCMPLFLDTMRSSSKLEVPAQLTNLRAASIREKSNEGRRQGHRLSQ, from the coding sequence ATGATCGTTTGCCACTGCACGAACATATCGGACCACGACATCCGCGCCGCCATCGACTGGATGCGAAGCGCCGATCCCGAAACGATAATCACCCCCGGCAAGATCTATCACGCCTTGGGAAAATCCGCCGATTGCGGCGGCTGCATGCCGCTTTTCCTCGACACGATGCGTTCCAGCAGTAAGCTGGAAGTACCTGCGCAGCTTACGAATTTACGCGCAGCATCAATTCGGGAGAAAAGTAATGAAGGGCGACGCCAAGGTCATCGACTATCTCAATAA
- a CDS encoding imelysin family protein: MKSLFFAGTALAGLTFGASAALAADKTAVLTNYANIAEAKYQDSLATAQVLKAAVDALVAHPSAQTLAAARTAWIAARVPYQQSEVFRFGNAIVDDWEGKVNAWPLDEGLIDYVDASYGGPSDENTLAALNVIANPSFELSGKAVDAAKITPDLLEGALHEADGIEANVATGYHAIEFLLWGQDLNGTEHGAGDRPWTDYAQGEACTNGNCGRRGDYLQAATDLLISDLEWMAAQWGTEGDARTALLADENAGITAMLTGMGSLSYGEQAGERMRLGLMLNDPEEEHDCFSDNTHNSHYYDGLGVQNVYLGEYVRVNGELVSGPSLSDLVASKDADLDTEMRAKLADTMLALGRIKTAAEAGLSYDQMLAQSNAAGEALVMGGVNGLIDQTRSIERVVTTLDLDGVAIEGSDSLDNPSAVFQ; encoded by the coding sequence ATGAAATCCCTGTTTTTCGCAGGCACAGCCCTGGCGGGCCTGACCTTTGGCGCCTCAGCCGCCCTGGCCGCTGACAAGACCGCGGTGCTGACCAACTATGCCAATATCGCCGAAGCTAAATACCAGGACAGCCTGGCCACTGCGCAGGTGCTGAAGGCCGCTGTGGACGCGCTGGTCGCGCACCCCTCTGCCCAGACCCTCGCAGCCGCCCGCACCGCCTGGATCGCCGCGCGCGTGCCCTATCAGCAGTCCGAAGTCTTCCGTTTCGGCAACGCCATCGTCGACGACTGGGAAGGCAAGGTGAACGCCTGGCCGCTGGACGAGGGCCTGATCGACTATGTCGACGCGTCTTATGGCGGTCCGAGCGACGAAAACACATTGGCGGCGCTGAACGTAATCGCCAACCCCAGCTTTGAGCTGTCGGGCAAGGCGGTCGACGCGGCCAAGATCACCCCGGACCTGCTGGAAGGCGCCCTGCATGAGGCCGACGGGATCGAGGCCAATGTCGCCACCGGCTACCACGCCATTGAATTCCTGCTCTGGGGCCAGGATTTGAACGGCACCGAACATGGCGCGGGCGACCGCCCCTGGACCGACTACGCCCAGGGCGAGGCCTGCACCAACGGCAACTGCGGCCGCCGCGGCGACTACCTGCAGGCGGCGACGGATCTGCTGATATCCGACCTGGAGTGGATGGCCGCGCAATGGGGCACCGAGGGCGACGCCCGCACCGCCCTGCTGGCCGACGAAAACGCGGGCATCACCGCGATGCTGACCGGCATGGGCTCCCTGTCCTATGGCGAACAAGCCGGAGAGCGGATGCGCCTCGGCCTGATGCTGAACGACCCGGAGGAGGAGCACGACTGCTTCTCCGACAACACCCACAACAGCCACTACTACGACGGGCTGGGGGTGCAGAACGTCTATCTGGGCGAATACGTCCGGGTGAACGGCGAATTGGTCTCCGGGCCTTCCCTGTCGGATCTGGTCGCTTCCAAGGACGCGGATCTGGACACTGAGATGCGCGCCAAGCTGGCGGACACCATGCTGGCGCTTGGCCGCATCAAGACTGCGGCGGAGGCGGGCCTGTCCTATGACCAGATGCTGGCCCAGAGCAACGCCGCCGGCGAGGCGCTGGTGATGGGCGGCGTCAACGGGCTGATCGACCAGACCCGCTCTATCGAACGGGTTGTCACGACCCTGGATCTGGACGGCGTCGCCATCGAAGGCTCCGACAGTCTCGATAATCCCTCGGCAGTGTTCCAGTAA
- the hemP gene encoding hemin uptake protein HemP: MNQIASKPVPTTATTEVFPTYHAEDLTRGGVQARILLNGQIYSLRITRAGKLILTK, from the coding sequence ATGAACCAGATTGCCTCCAAGCCGGTGCCAACCACCGCAACCACCGAAGTCTTCCCCACCTACCATGCCGAGGACCTGACCCGCGGCGGCGTGCAGGCCCGCATCCTGCTGAACGGACAGATCTACTCGCTGCGCATCACTCGCGCGGGCAAGCTGATCCTGACCAAGTGA
- the metG gene encoding methionine--tRNA ligase: MARILITSAIPYINGIKHLGNLVGSQLPADLYARFQRGRGNEVMFLCATDEHGTPAELAAAKADKPVAEYCAEMHAIQSEIAKGFALSFDHFGRSSSPQNHALTQHFAGKLAEAGLIREVTEKQVYSHADGRFLPDRYIEGTCPNCGYERARGDQCEECTKQLDPTDLINPRSAVSGSTDLEVRETKHLYLCQSQLKDQLDAWIDSKKDWPVLTTSIAKKWLHDGDGLQDRGITRDLDWGVPVKKGDEDWPGMEGKVFYVWFDAPIEYIACAAEWAEANGKADADWQRWWRTDKGAEDVKYVQFMGKDNVPFHTLSFPATILGSGEPWKMVDHLKSFNYLNYDGGQFSTSQGRGVFMDQALEILPADYWRWWLLSHAPESSDSEFTWENFQQSVNKDLADVLGNFVSRITKFCRSKFGEEVPAGGEYGPQEQALIDELTTRIRAYEGHMEAMEVRKSAQELRAIWVAGNEYLQSAAPWSVFKEDPERAAAQVRLGLNLIRLYAVLSAPFIPHATDTLMAALNSDDRNWPEDVAAALSALPAGHGFTVPEVLFAKITDEQREEWQTRFSGTRS; encoded by the coding sequence ATGGCACGCATTCTGATCACTTCGGCGATCCCTTACATCAACGGGATCAAGCATCTGGGCAACCTGGTGGGCTCGCAGCTGCCTGCCGATCTGTATGCCCGGTTCCAGCGCGGACGCGGCAATGAGGTGATGTTCCTCTGCGCCACCGACGAGCATGGCACCCCGGCGGAACTGGCCGCCGCCAAGGCGGACAAGCCGGTCGCGGAATACTGCGCCGAAATGCACGCCATCCAGTCGGAGATCGCCAAGGGCTTTGCCCTGTCGTTCGACCACTTCGGCCGTTCCTCCAGCCCGCAGAACCACGCGCTGACCCAGCATTTCGCAGGCAAGCTGGCCGAGGCCGGCCTGATCCGCGAAGTCACCGAAAAACAGGTCTATTCCCACGCCGACGGCCGCTTTCTGCCGGACCGCTATATCGAGGGCACCTGCCCCAACTGCGGCTATGAACGCGCCCGCGGCGACCAGTGCGAGGAATGCACCAAGCAGCTGGACCCCACCGACCTGATCAATCCGCGCTCCGCCGTGTCCGGCTCCACCGACCTGGAAGTGCGCGAGACCAAGCACCTGTACCTGTGCCAGTCGCAGCTGAAGGATCAGCTGGACGCCTGGATCGACTCCAAGAAGGACTGGCCGGTTCTGACCACCTCGATTGCCAAGAAGTGGCTGCATGACGGCGATGGCCTGCAGGACCGCGGCATCACCCGCGATCTGGACTGGGGCGTGCCGGTCAAGAAAGGTGATGAAGACTGGCCCGGCATGGAGGGCAAGGTCTTTTATGTCTGGTTCGACGCGCCGATCGAATACATCGCCTGCGCCGCCGAATGGGCCGAGGCCAACGGCAAAGCGGATGCCGACTGGCAGCGCTGGTGGCGCACCGACAAGGGCGCCGAGGACGTAAAATACGTCCAGTTCATGGGCAAGGACAACGTCCCCTTCCACACCCTGTCGTTCCCGGCCACTATCCTTGGCTCCGGCGAGCCGTGGAAAATGGTCGACCACCTGAAATCGTTCAACTACCTGAACTATGACGGCGGCCAGTTCTCCACCTCGCAGGGCCGTGGCGTGTTCATGGATCAGGCGCTGGAGATCCTGCCGGCTGATTACTGGCGCTGGTGGCTTCTGAGCCACGCGCCGGAAAGCTCTGACTCCGAATTCACCTGGGAGAACTTCCAGCAGTCGGTGAACAAGGACCTTGCGGACGTGCTCGGAAACTTCGTCAGCCGCATCACCAAATTCTGCCGCTCCAAGTTCGGTGAAGAAGTGCCCGCAGGCGGCGAATACGGCCCGCAGGAGCAGGCGCTGATCGACGAGCTGACCACCCGCATCCGCGCCTATGAAGGCCACATGGAGGCGATGGAGGTCCGCAAATCCGCGCAGGAGCTGCGGGCGATCTGGGTGGCCGGCAACGAATACCTGCAGTCCGCCGCGCCCTGGTCGGTGTTCAAGGAAGACCCCGAACGCGCCGCTGCGCAGGTGCGCCTGGGCCTGAACCTGATCCGCCTTTACGCGGTGCTGTCGGCACCCTTCATCCCGCACGCCACCGACACGCTGATGGCGGCGCTGAACTCGGACGACCGCAACTGGCCCGAGGACGTGGCGGCAGCGCTCTCCGCCCTGCCCGCAGGCCACGGCTTCACCGTGCCGGAAGTACTGTTCGCCAAGATCACTGACGAGCAGCGCGAAGAGTGGCAGACGCGCTTTTCCGGCACCCGCAGCTGA
- a CDS encoding MFS transporter yields MRLIISFAALFLSVILLQLSTGGVGPLDAISGLTMNFTKEQIGLLGSGHFFGFFIGCWWAPRLMGSVGHSRAFAVCTALGAMGLLGHTLTDNPYAWAAMRMASGLCVAGSYTVIEAWLNAKVTNETRGRAMGTYRLADLSASLAAQLIIAVLPPAAYISYNLLALLCCAALLPLTLTRASQPETPDAPRLRPKLAWRCSPLAVAGVIVAALSSASFRMVGPVYGQEVGLEIGQIAFFLASFVLGGALAQYPMGWLADKYDRRWVLIWLSGAAILSCGVTMAASGTGIWGVMLTAGFFGFTTFPIFSVSAAHANDFATSAERVELSAALMFWYALGAIASPYVSSALIDTFGPPALFAYVAAGHLLLIVFGLSRMRARPAPEERTSYVYAPRTSFTIGRLLKRARERR; encoded by the coding sequence ATGCGCCTGATCATCTCATTTGCCGCCCTGTTCCTTTCCGTCATCCTGCTGCAGCTGTCGACCGGAGGCGTCGGCCCGCTCGATGCCATCTCGGGCCTGACGATGAACTTCACCAAAGAGCAGATCGGCCTCCTGGGCTCTGGCCATTTCTTCGGCTTCTTTATCGGCTGCTGGTGGGCGCCGCGGCTGATGGGCAGCGTCGGCCATTCCCGCGCCTTTGCAGTCTGCACCGCGCTTGGCGCCATGGGCCTGCTGGGCCACACGCTGACCGATAACCCCTATGCCTGGGCCGCGATGCGGATGGCCTCCGGGCTGTGTGTGGCGGGCAGCTACACGGTAATTGAGGCCTGGCTCAACGCCAAGGTCACCAACGAAACCCGCGGCCGCGCCATGGGCACCTACCGGCTGGCCGACCTGAGCGCCTCGCTGGCAGCGCAGCTGATCATCGCAGTGCTGCCGCCCGCGGCCTATATCTCCTATAACCTGCTGGCGCTGCTGTGCTGCGCGGCCCTGCTGCCGCTGACCCTGACCAGAGCCAGCCAGCCGGAAACCCCTGACGCCCCGCGCCTGCGCCCCAAACTGGCCTGGCGCTGCTCGCCGCTGGCAGTCGCCGGTGTGATTGTCGCTGCGCTCAGCTCCGCTTCCTTCCGGATGGTCGGCCCGGTTTACGGCCAGGAGGTCGGCCTGGAGATCGGCCAGATCGCGTTCTTCCTCGCTTCTTTTGTGCTGGGCGGCGCGCTGGCGCAATATCCGATGGGCTGGCTGGCCGACAAATACGACCGCCGCTGGGTGCTGATCTGGCTGTCGGGCGCCGCCATTCTCAGCTGCGGCGTCACCATGGCGGCCAGCGGCACCGGCATTTGGGGCGTCATGCTGACGGCGGGTTTCTTCGGCTTCACAACCTTCCCGATATTCTCGGTCTCTGCCGCCCACGCCAACGACTTCGCCACCTCTGCCGAGCGGGTCGAGCTGTCGGCGGCACTGATGTTCTGGTATGCGCTTGGCGCCATCGCCTCGCCCTATGTCTCCTCGGCCCTGATCGACACCTTCGGGCCGCCGGCGCTGTTTGCCTATGTTGCCGCCGGGCATTTGCTGCTGATCGTGTTCGGCCTCAGCCGGATGCGGGCCCGCCCGGCACCGGAAGAGCGCACCAGCTATGTCTATGCGCCGCGCACCTCCTTTACCATCGGCCGCCTGCTGAAGCGGGCCCGCGAGCGGCGGTAG
- a CDS encoding YceI family protein, protein MHTTRIQRRTLLAGLSAALLAPQALLAAPLPYRLVPEATDVRFTFLLNGQPQQGRLPVRAARIRIDPQNLARSQADITLDARRARTGLIFATEALKSPGILDTARFPEIRFRSTRIRLGPDGRLSGGAQITGDLTLRGTTRAITLQAALYRRPGTAADDLRELDVHLSGQLSRAAFGATGYEGLVADQVGLAIRARIRQAR, encoded by the coding sequence ATGCACACAACCCGGATACAGCGCCGCACCCTGCTGGCCGGCCTCAGCGCCGCACTGCTGGCGCCGCAAGCGCTGCTGGCAGCGCCCCTGCCGTACCGCCTGGTGCCCGAGGCCACGGATGTCCGCTTTACCTTCCTGCTCAACGGCCAGCCCCAGCAGGGCCGGCTTCCTGTGCGCGCGGCCCGCATCCGAATCGACCCGCAGAATCTGGCCCGCAGCCAGGCCGACATCACCCTCGACGCAAGGCGGGCCCGGACCGGGCTGATTTTTGCCACCGAAGCGCTGAAAAGCCCGGGCATTCTGGACACCGCCCGGTTCCCGGAGATCCGCTTCCGCTCCACCCGGATCCGCCTCGGGCCGGACGGGCGGCTGTCCGGCGGCGCCCAGATCACCGGCGATCTCACCCTGCGCGGCACCACCCGGGCCATCACCCTGCAGGCCGCTCTCTACCGCCGCCCCGGCACCGCGGCGGACGATCTGCGGGAACTGGACGTGCATCTGTCCGGCCAGCTCAGCCGCGCGGCCTTTGGCGCCACCGGATACGAAGGCCTGGTGGCCGACCAGGTCGGCCTCGCCATCAGGGCCCGCATCCGGCAAGCGCGCTGA
- a CDS encoding rhodanese-like domain-containing protein, whose protein sequence is MPQQITKGVKALLSEANSLVETMPVEDAKQEVLDENYVFIDLRDIRELQRTGMIPGAFSCPRGMLEFWIDPDSPYHKPVFNQDKTYVFYCASAWRSALSAKAAMEMGLKPVVHLEGGFSEWAKQGGPVVPREG, encoded by the coding sequence ATGCCGCAACAGATCACCAAGGGCGTCAAGGCGCTGCTGAGCGAAGCCAACAGCCTGGTTGAAACCATGCCTGTCGAAGACGCCAAGCAGGAGGTTCTGGACGAGAACTACGTCTTCATCGACCTGCGCGACATCCGCGAACTGCAGCGCACCGGCATGATCCCCGGCGCCTTCTCCTGCCCGCGCGGAATGCTGGAGTTCTGGATCGACCCGGACAGCCCCTACCACAAACCGGTGTTCAACCAGGACAAGACCTATGTGTTCTACTGCGCCAGCGCTTGGCGCTCGGCGCTGAGTGCCAAGGCGGCGATGGAGATGGGGCTGAAACCTGTGGTGCATCTTGAAGGCGGCTTCAGCGAATGGGCCAAACAGGGCGGCCCGGTGGTCCCCCGCGAGGGCTGA
- a CDS encoding rhodanese-like domain-containing protein — translation MTLSMTKSYKDLIAEAEAAAPSLSLADALAAHGCKETVFVDLRVIREIEKTGAIAGAFSCPRGLMEFWIDPDSPYHKPVFAEDKVFVFYCDNGWRSALAAKAALEMGLPQVFYLRGGFNGWIAEGGPAAPYKW, via the coding sequence ATGACACTGTCTATGACCAAAAGTTACAAGGACCTCATTGCGGAAGCCGAAGCCGCGGCGCCTTCGCTCAGCCTTGCGGATGCGCTTGCGGCACATGGCTGCAAGGAGACCGTATTTGTCGATCTGCGCGTCATCCGCGAGATTGAAAAGACCGGCGCGATTGCCGGCGCATTTTCCTGCCCGCGCGGCCTGATGGAATTCTGGATTGATCCGGACAGCCCCTATCACAAACCGGTTTTTGCCGAAGACAAGGTCTTCGTCTTTTACTGCGACAACGGCTGGCGGTCGGCGCTGGCAGCCAAGGCCGCACTGGAAATGGGCCTTCCGCAGGTGTTCTATCTGCGCGGCGGTTTCAACGGCTGGATTGCCGAAGGCGGCCCTGCAGCCCCCTACAAGTGGTAA
- a CDS encoding aldo/keto reductase gives MKMNPLGRTGIKVSELCLGTMTFGTQTPQDEAHAQIDRALAAGVNFADTAEMYPVNPVSAETIGDSERIIGNWNEKTGRRSDYILATKHSGEGMKHARDGAPISSKTIAPAVEASLKRLKTDYIDLYQFHWPNRGSYMFRQNWTYDPSGQNREEVLANMEDCLEALQREVERGTIRAFGLSNESAWGTAQWLRIAEDRGWPRVASIQNEYSLLCRMYDTDLAELSVNENVGLMAFSPLGTGLLTGKYQDGAVPEGSRKSINPELGGRHSPRVYDAVAAYLEIAKRHGLDPVHMALAWCRTRPFMASAIFGATHLPQLEHLLKSVDVELSQEVLGEINAAHRAHPMPY, from the coding sequence ATGAAAATGAACCCGTTGGGCCGTACTGGCATCAAGGTCTCTGAGCTGTGCCTGGGCACGATGACCTTTGGCACCCAGACGCCGCAGGACGAGGCCCATGCGCAGATTGATCGGGCACTGGCGGCAGGCGTGAACTTTGCCGACACGGCTGAAATGTATCCAGTGAACCCGGTCAGCGCGGAGACCATCGGTGACAGCGAGAGGATCATCGGCAACTGGAACGAAAAGACCGGACGGCGCAGCGATTACATCCTGGCGACCAAGCACTCCGGCGAGGGGATGAAGCATGCGCGGGACGGCGCGCCGATCTCGTCCAAGACCATCGCGCCCGCGGTGGAAGCCTCGCTGAAGCGGCTGAAGACAGACTATATCGACCTCTACCAATTCCACTGGCCGAACCGGGGCAGCTACATGTTCCGGCAGAACTGGACCTATGATCCCTCCGGCCAGAACCGCGAGGAGGTGCTGGCCAATATGGAGGACTGCCTGGAAGCGCTGCAGCGCGAGGTGGAGCGCGGCACTATCCGGGCCTTCGGCCTGTCGAACGAAAGCGCCTGGGGCACCGCGCAATGGCTGCGCATCGCCGAGGATCGCGGCTGGCCGCGGGTGGCTTCGATCCAGAATGAATACTCGCTGCTCTGCCGGATGTATGACACCGACCTGGCGGAGCTGAGCGTCAATGAGAACGTGGGCCTGATGGCGTTTTCGCCGCTGGGCACCGGGCTCCTGACCGGCAAGTATCAGGACGGGGCGGTGCCGGAAGGCTCGCGCAAGTCGATCAACCCGGAGCTGGGGGGGCGGCATTCCCCGCGGGTCTATGATGCGGTCGCGGCCTATTTGGAAATCGCCAAACGGCACGGGCTGGACCCGGTGCATATGGCGCTGGCCTGGTGCCGGACCCGGCCGTTCATGGCGTCGGCGATCTTTGGCGCGACGCATCTGCCGCAGCTGGAGCATCTGCTGAAATCAGTGGATGTGGAGCTGAGCCAGGAGGTTCTGGGCGAGATCAACGCTGCGCACCGGGCGCATCCGATGCCTTATTGA